From Pseudomonas hefeiensis, one genomic window encodes:
- a CDS encoding type VI secretion system tip protein VgrG, translating to MFAPANQPRFTLALDSGPNELKVLEFRGKEAISQPYCFDLELVSERPDLALEELLHRQAFLAFDDQGRGIHGQVYSAAQGDSGKRLTRYQISLVPRLAYLDHRINRRIFQHLSVPAIITLILKDHGIQGDAFQFSLGGQYPEREYCVQFGESDLAFIGRICAEVGIHYHFRHSHDGHLLVFGDDQTVFPRLPESTLYLPGSGMAAGEPAIKRLAVRLQTRTTAVTLRDYDFHKPGLLLQTSLDSQRQPVLEEYRYPGRFSDRDHGRHLTQRALERHGADHRLAEGRSDQCALVSGHFLQINGHPRAQWNDLWLLTQITHHGRQPQVLEETVSDSADEFQGYSNTFLATPWDVFFRPSLAHEKPPAHGYQSAVVTGPVDSEIHCDEYGRVKVQLIWDRDGQRDEHSSCWLRVASGWAHDRYGSVMIPRVGMEVLVGFIDGDVDKPLVVGCLPNGANPVPLDLPADQTRSILRSQSSPGGGGYNELRIEDRKGAEEIYLRAQRNWTQHVLHDQRVQVDHERSIVVTGTARHELKTDELRITHGQRQVEVRQDDHLVVAGERHIRVTSQALNATQQFHVSAGQQVVLDGGVSATIQAGGHWINIGAGGIFSSVPIQVGGAAMTAMSAAPGSPGSPEKLVAAAAAQLSLAQVFSLQGQAPFCEECERCKGGVCGVSPVARKPAYIQERP from the coding sequence ATGTTCGCGCCTGCCAACCAACCGCGTTTCACCCTGGCACTCGACAGCGGGCCGAATGAACTCAAGGTGCTTGAGTTCAGGGGCAAGGAAGCCATCAGTCAACCTTATTGCTTTGATCTGGAACTGGTCAGTGAGCGGCCGGATCTGGCGCTGGAAGAGCTCCTGCATCGTCAGGCCTTTCTGGCTTTCGATGATCAGGGTCGGGGGATACACGGCCAGGTTTATAGTGCGGCCCAGGGCGACTCGGGCAAGCGCTTGACCCGTTACCAGATCAGTCTGGTACCACGCCTGGCTTACCTGGACCATCGAATCAACCGACGGATTTTCCAGCATCTGAGTGTGCCGGCGATCATTACTCTGATCTTGAAGGATCACGGCATCCAGGGCGATGCGTTCCAGTTCAGTCTCGGTGGGCAGTACCCCGAGCGGGAATACTGTGTGCAGTTTGGGGAAAGTGACCTGGCCTTCATCGGGCGAATCTGTGCCGAGGTCGGGATCCACTATCACTTCCGGCACAGTCACGACGGCCATCTGTTGGTGTTCGGTGACGACCAGACGGTATTTCCCCGTCTGCCCGAGTCGACGTTGTATCTGCCCGGCAGTGGCATGGCCGCCGGCGAGCCAGCGATCAAGCGCCTGGCTGTGCGACTGCAGACCCGGACCACTGCGGTGACGCTACGTGACTACGATTTCCACAAGCCGGGTCTGCTGTTGCAAACCAGTCTGGACAGTCAGCGGCAACCGGTACTGGAGGAGTATCGTTACCCCGGCCGGTTTTCCGACCGCGACCATGGCAGGCATCTCACCCAGCGCGCACTGGAACGCCATGGCGCCGACCACCGTCTGGCCGAGGGGCGCAGCGACCAATGCGCACTCGTCAGTGGGCACTTCCTCCAAATCAACGGGCATCCCCGAGCGCAATGGAATGATCTCTGGCTGCTCACGCAAATCACCCACCATGGTCGCCAGCCACAAGTGCTGGAGGAAACGGTCAGTGACAGTGCGGATGAGTTCCAGGGCTACAGCAATACGTTCCTCGCCACCCCGTGGGACGTTTTCTTTCGTCCGTCCCTGGCCCACGAAAAGCCACCGGCCCATGGTTATCAGTCGGCGGTGGTGACGGGACCGGTGGACAGCGAGATCCATTGCGACGAATACGGACGGGTCAAGGTGCAATTGATCTGGGATCGTGACGGTCAGCGCGACGAACACTCCAGTTGCTGGCTAAGGGTGGCCTCGGGCTGGGCTCATGATCGCTACGGCAGTGTGATGATTCCCCGGGTCGGCATGGAGGTGCTGGTGGGCTTCATCGATGGTGATGTGGACAAACCGCTGGTGGTGGGCTGTTTGCCCAACGGCGCCAACCCGGTGCCCCTGGACCTGCCGGCGGATCAAACCCGCAGCATCTTGCGCAGTCAGAGCAGCCCTGGCGGGGGCGGCTATAACGAGTTGCGCATCGAGGATCGCAAGGGCGCCGAGGAGATTTACCTGCGGGCCCAGCGCAACTGGACCCAGCATGTGCTGCATGATCAGCGGGTGCAGGTTGATCACGAGCGCAGCATCGTCGTCACCGGCACCGCGCGGCACGAGCTCAAGACTGATGAGTTGCGCATCACCCATGGCCAGCGCCAGGTTGAGGTCAGGCAGGATGATCATCTGGTGGTGGCCGGAGAGCGGCATATTCGGGTAACCAGTCAGGCCCTCAACGCCACTCAGCAATTTCACGTCAGCGCCGGGCAGCAAGTGGTGCTGGATGGCGGCGTCAGCGCGACCATTCAGGCCGGTGGGCATTGGATCAACATCGGGGCGGGGGGGATTTTCAGCAGCGTGCCGATCCAGGTCGGTGGTGCGGCCATGACGGCCATGAGTGCCGCGCCAGGCTCACCCGGCAGTCCCGAAAAACTTGTCGCGGCCGCAGCCGCTCAACTTTCCCTCGCGCAAGTTTTCAGCCTGCAGGGGCAGGCGCCATTCTGCGAAGAGTGTGAGCGTTGCAAGGGGGGTGTTTGCGGGGTATCGCCGGTCGCCCGCAAGCCCGCCTATATTCAGGAGCGTCCATGA
- a CDS encoding DUF4123 domain-containing protein, with product MSIGQSSRAWLEQQPLQASEQLYAIFSSASTAKPLMAWRRSMTVAPSPIWADTPYADWETVMPYVGAVAPDSEFLDWVATTDSLDWGWLAVTSCNQQSLAEHLRGLTQVLLPGGKSVFFRFWDGRFIQPILRSDVVDVGQLLPSISRCLINGQAFDITANALRPARTFPWWEVPALLLQELAGDTTDCLLNNLLKWLGEEHPYLFEQVDENILRCKIRHFLGEPGMAHGPKAPLREYLLQELSG from the coding sequence ATGAGCATCGGTCAATCTTCTCGCGCCTGGCTTGAGCAACAACCCTTGCAGGCATCCGAGCAGCTCTACGCCATTTTCAGCAGCGCCAGTACCGCCAAACCGCTGATGGCCTGGAGGCGTTCGATGACGGTGGCGCCCAGCCCGATCTGGGCCGATACCCCTTACGCTGACTGGGAAACGGTCATGCCTTATGTCGGTGCTGTCGCCCCGGACAGCGAGTTTCTTGACTGGGTCGCGACGACCGATTCGCTCGATTGGGGCTGGCTGGCAGTGACTTCTTGCAACCAGCAAAGCCTTGCCGAACATTTACGCGGGCTCACCCAGGTTCTGCTGCCGGGTGGCAAGTCGGTGTTTTTCCGCTTTTGGGATGGGCGTTTTATTCAGCCCATCCTGCGATCGGACGTGGTGGATGTCGGTCAGCTATTACCCTCCATCAGCCGCTGCCTGATCAACGGTCAGGCCTTTGATATCACGGCAAATGCCCTGCGCCCGGCCCGGACGTTCCCGTGGTGGGAAGTGCCTGCGCTGTTGTTGCAGGAGCTGGCCGGGGATACGACAGATTGCTTGCTCAATAATCTGCTCAAGTGGTTGGGCGAAGAGCATCCGTATCTGTTTGAACAGGTCGACGAGAACATCCTGCGATGCAAGATCAGGCATTTTCTTGGGGAGCCAGGGATGGCCCATGGGCCAAAAGCCCCCCTGCGAGAATATTTGCTGCAGGAATTGAGCGGATGA
- a CDS encoding 23S rRNA (adenine(2030)-N(6))-methyltransferase RlmJ, whose product MNYRHAFHAGNHADVFKHLTLTRLIALMSRKEQPFAYLDTHAGIGLYDLQGDQANRTGEYLEGIARLWGQEDLPALTADYMNVLHEMNPDGQLRYYPGSPELARRLTRSQDRVLLNEKHPEDGVLLKDNMKGDRRVAVHLGEGWHVPRALLPVAEKRGLMLIDPPFEQLDEMQRCAASLKEAIGRMRQTVAAIWYPVKDQRMLRRFYQDLAGTGAPKLLRVELLVHPLATPNSLNGSGLAIANPPWGLEEELRELLPWLSKKLGQTQGGWQMDWLIAES is encoded by the coding sequence ATGAATTATCGCCACGCCTTCCACGCCGGCAATCACGCCGATGTGTTCAAACACCTGACCTTGACCCGCCTCATCGCTTTGATGTCGCGCAAGGAGCAGCCCTTCGCCTACCTCGATACCCATGCGGGCATCGGGCTGTACGACTTGCAGGGCGACCAGGCCAATCGTACCGGCGAATACCTTGAAGGCATCGCGCGGTTGTGGGGCCAGGAGGATCTGCCGGCGCTGACCGCCGACTACATGAACGTGCTGCACGAGATGAACCCGGACGGTCAGTTGCGTTACTACCCGGGGTCACCGGAGCTGGCGCGGCGCCTGACCCGGTCGCAGGATCGGGTGCTTCTGAACGAAAAACATCCAGAAGACGGTGTGCTGCTCAAGGACAACATGAAAGGCGATCGTCGCGTGGCGGTGCATCTGGGCGAAGGCTGGCATGTGCCCCGGGCGCTGCTGCCGGTGGCGGAAAAACGCGGCCTGATGTTGATCGATCCGCCTTTTGAACAGCTTGACGAGATGCAACGCTGCGCCGCGTCACTCAAGGAGGCCATTGGCCGGATGCGCCAGACAGTGGCGGCGATCTGGTACCCGGTGAAGGACCAGCGAATGTTGCGCCGTTTCTATCAGGACCTGGCCGGCACCGGTGCGCCGAAATTGTTGCGTGTGGAATTGCTGGTACATCCGCTGGCCACGCCCAATAGCCTGAACGGCTCCGGTTTGGCGATTGCCAATCCGCCGTGGGGGCTGGAGGAGGAATTACGCGAGCTGTTGCCTTGGTTATCGAAAAAACTTGGACAGACCCAGGGCGGCTGGCAGATGGATTGGTTGATTGCTGAAAGCTGA
- the msrA gene encoding peptide-methionine (S)-S-oxide reductase MsrA, translating into MVLRSEILVNKNVLPTQEQALPGRESPMTVPEKHFVHDAPLLGPFAMDVDFAIFGLGCFWGAERKFWQREGVVSTAVGYAGGFTPNPTYEEVCSGLTGHSEVVLVVYEPEKVSYEQLLKMFWELHNPTQGMRQGNDIGTQYRSVIYATNPTQLAAAKHSAQVFQAELTKAGKGVITTEIEEAPTFFFAEAYHQQYLAKNPEGYCGIGGTGVTCPI; encoded by the coding sequence ATGGTCTTGCGCTCGGAAATTCTGGTGAACAAAAACGTGCTCCCTACTCAAGAACAAGCTCTGCCTGGCCGCGAAAGCCCCATGACCGTGCCGGAAAAACACTTCGTCCACGATGCGCCGCTGCTGGGTCCGTTTGCCATGGACGTAGATTTCGCGATCTTCGGCCTGGGCTGTTTCTGGGGCGCGGAACGTAAATTCTGGCAGCGCGAAGGCGTGGTCAGTACAGCGGTGGGTTACGCCGGTGGCTTTACGCCGAACCCGACGTATGAAGAGGTCTGCTCGGGCCTTACCGGCCACAGCGAAGTGGTCCTGGTGGTCTACGAGCCGGAAAAAGTCAGCTACGAGCAGCTTCTGAAGATGTTCTGGGAGCTGCACAACCCGACCCAGGGCATGCGCCAGGGCAATGACATCGGCACCCAGTACCGCTCGGTGATCTATGCCACCAACCCAACCCAACTGGCTGCCGCCAAACACAGCGCGCAAGTATTTCAGGCTGAATTGACCAAGGCCGGTAAGGGCGTCATTACCACCGAAATCGAAGAAGCCCCGACGTTCTTCTTCGCCGAGGCCTATCACCAGCAATATCTGGCGAAGAATCCTGAAGGTTATTGCGGGATTGGCGGTACGGGCGTGACTTGTCCGATCTGA
- a CDS encoding putative bifunctional diguanylate cyclase/phosphodiesterase, with product MKSQPDAASRMAAEVVTQLPVPSRLGMLRFERLNEASWALLFLDPNCERYFGLPAVELCSLVSSPYASLMEPEARYQLHDAIQQQLGQAPHYLIRYTLHTAKGSMNLLEMGEPYKQHNRHLLRGYLLAVDDLLAGEPSMPALDLETQNSRLQIALELNQRAQQEQLQHLDRVRAQQDLILLLTRQRYSANNSLQEAAELITRSACDIYQIDCASIWNLEDGQLVPISAYNRASQDYFLPDVINANEFPDYMEALQTCRAIDAHNAMRDPRTREMAASLRTREVNAMLDASVRIDGQVVGVLCLEQIGVTRAWQSDEIAFAGELADQFAQVINNHNRRTATNALHLFQRAVEQSANAFLLVNCDGVVEYVNPSFTAITQYSTEEVHGQRLSELPALENLSELLFDAPSALAQSNSWQGEFKSRRKNLEPYWGQLSISKVYGDNRELTHYIGIYEDITQTKLAQQRIERLAYTDNLTNLGNRPAFIRNLDERFARDSDSPISLLLVDIDNFKRINDSLGHQTGDKLLISLARRLRNSLSPSGSLARFASNEFAVLLDDTDLEAGQQIASQLLMTLDKPMFVDNQLISVTGSVGLACAPLHGRDPQTLMRNAGLALHKAKANGKHQVQVFTEALNAEASYKLFVENNLRRALTQNELDVFYQPKLCLRSGRLLGMEALLRWNHPEKGMIRPDQFISVAEETGLIIPIGKWIARQACRMSKQLTAAGLGNLQVAINLSPKQFSDPDLVASIASILKEEQLPARLLELELTEGLLLEATEDTHLQLDQLKRLGLTLAMDDFGTGYSSLSYLKKFPIDIIKIDRSFIHEIPDNQDDMEITSAVIAMAHNLKLKVVAEGIETAQQLAFLRRHRCDVGQGYLFDRPIPGAELIEKLKRYPRGPIV from the coding sequence ATGAAAAGCCAACCCGATGCCGCCAGCCGTATGGCGGCCGAGGTAGTGACGCAGTTACCGGTGCCCTCGCGGCTCGGCATGCTGCGTTTCGAACGGCTGAATGAAGCAAGCTGGGCGCTGCTGTTCCTCGATCCCAACTGCGAACGTTATTTCGGCCTGCCGGCCGTCGAGCTTTGCTCGCTGGTCAGCTCGCCCTACGCCAGCCTGATGGAGCCCGAAGCACGCTATCAACTCCACGATGCGATCCAGCAGCAACTGGGCCAGGCCCCGCATTACCTGATCCGCTACACACTCCACACCGCCAAGGGCTCCATGAACCTGCTGGAAATGGGCGAGCCGTATAAACAGCACAATCGCCATCTACTACGCGGCTATCTGCTGGCAGTGGACGATTTGTTGGCAGGCGAGCCGTCGATGCCGGCCCTGGACCTGGAAACTCAAAACTCGCGCCTGCAAATTGCCCTGGAACTGAACCAACGCGCCCAGCAAGAGCAGCTTCAACACCTGGACCGGGTGCGCGCGCAACAGGACCTGATCCTGCTGCTGACCCGCCAGCGCTACAGCGCCAACAACTCCCTGCAGGAAGCCGCCGAGCTCATCACCCGCAGCGCCTGCGACATCTACCAGATTGATTGCGCCAGCATCTGGAACCTGGAAGATGGCCAGTTGGTGCCGATTTCGGCTTATAACCGCGCCTCCCAGGACTACTTTCTGCCGGACGTGATCAACGCCAACGAGTTTCCTGATTACATGGAGGCGCTGCAGACCTGCCGCGCCATCGACGCGCATAATGCGATGCGCGACCCGCGTACCCGGGAAATGGCCGCAAGCCTGCGCACCCGCGAAGTCAACGCCATGCTCGATGCCAGCGTTCGTATCGACGGCCAGGTGGTGGGCGTACTGTGCCTGGAGCAAATAGGTGTCACGCGCGCCTGGCAGTCCGATGAGATCGCCTTTGCCGGTGAACTGGCTGACCAGTTCGCCCAGGTCATCAACAACCACAACCGACGGACCGCCACCAACGCCCTGCACCTGTTCCAGCGTGCCGTGGAGCAGAGCGCCAACGCGTTCCTGCTGGTCAATTGCGACGGCGTGGTGGAATACGTCAACCCCAGCTTCACCGCCATCACCCAATATTCCACCGAGGAAGTCCACGGCCAGCGCCTGTCGGAACTGCCGGCCCTGGAAAACCTCAGCGAGCTGCTGTTCGATGCACCGTCGGCACTGGCCCAGAGCAATAGCTGGCAAGGTGAATTCAAGAGCAGGCGCAAGAATCTGGAACCCTACTGGGGCCAATTGTCGATTTCCAAGGTTTATGGCGATAACCGTGAACTGACCCACTACATCGGCATTTACGAAGACATTACCCAGACCAAACTGGCCCAGCAGCGCATTGAGCGCCTGGCCTACACCGACAACCTGACCAACCTGGGCAACCGCCCGGCGTTCATCCGCAACCTCGATGAGCGCTTTGCCCGGGACAGCGATTCGCCCATCAGCCTGCTGCTGGTGGACATCGACAACTTCAAGCGCATCAATGACAGCCTCGGCCACCAGACCGGAGACAAGCTGCTGATCAGCCTGGCCCGACGCTTGCGCAACAGCTTGAGTCCCAGCGGCAGCCTGGCACGGTTCGCCAGTAATGAATTCGCCGTACTGCTGGACGACACCGACCTGGAGGCTGGGCAGCAGATCGCCAGCCAACTGCTGATGACGCTCGACAAGCCAATGTTCGTCGATAACCAGCTGATCAGCGTGACCGGTTCCGTGGGCCTGGCCTGCGCGCCACTGCACGGCCGCGACCCCCAGACCCTGATGCGCAACGCCGGACTCGCCCTGCACAAAGCCAAAGCCAACGGCAAGCATCAGGTCCAGGTATTCACCGAGGCGCTGAACGCCGAGGCCAGCTACAAGCTGTTCGTGGAAAACAACCTGCGCCGCGCCTTGACCCAGAACGAGCTGGACGTGTTCTATCAGCCAAAACTGTGCCTGCGCAGCGGTCGCTTGCTGGGCATGGAGGCGCTGCTGCGCTGGAACCATCCCGAGAAGGGCATGATCCGCCCGGACCAGTTCATCAGCGTGGCCGAAGAAACCGGCCTGATCATCCCCATCGGCAAATGGATCGCCCGTCAGGCTTGCCGCATGAGCAAGCAATTGACCGCCGCCGGCCTGGGCAACCTGCAAGTGGCGATCAACCTCTCGCCCAAGCAGTTCTCCGACCCGGACCTGGTCGCCTCGATCGCCAGCATCCTCAAGGAAGAACAACTGCCGGCCCGCCTGCTGGAACTGGAACTGACCGAAGGCCTGCTGCTGGAGGCCACCGAAGACACCCACCTGCAGCTCGACCAACTCAAGCGCCTGGGCCTGACCCTGGCCATGGACGACTTCGGCACCGGTTATTCATCCCTGAGTTACCTGAAAAAATTCCCGATCGACATCATCAAGATCGATCGCAGCTTCATCCACGAGATCCCGGACAACCAGGACGACATGGAAATCACTTCCGCGGTGATCGCCATGGCCCACAACCTGAAACTCAAGGTCGTGGCCGAAGGTATCGAAACCGCACAGCAACTGGCGTTTCTGCGGCGCCACCGCTGCGACGTCGGCCAGGGCTACCTGTTCGACCGACCGATCCCGGGAGCGGAGCTGATCGAAAAGCTCAAGCGTTACCCGCGCGGCCCAATTGTCTGA
- a CDS encoding alkaline phosphatase D family protein: MFKPTVGPIVGHTTTDHARIFLRGDKGNGNLTFAGIRHRRQGDTTWSKGHFVLLNSYRDMSDVIVLKGLQADTVYEYQAGWLTPLSPTHTVETIQERPLQWPANIYQFRTPSSKIGATRAYIVGSCRYLRVTAGTPSTPELGDRTFAGINRVVDQADPPISGILMTGDQVYLDDLNILAPDRTYQDILFKYRTVFSQPHIKKLMSGVPTYMILDDHEIEDNWPANQSAKDEILYANAMSAYGLYQASHSPAHELLSDGTLKKPLKQFWYTFTHGDIEWFVTDSRTRRNLSAHDRRILDEEQEQSLLGWLINSPARVKFVVTSVLFFPDSKHNDGDAWQAFPAQRLRLLETIRGHGIKNVIFVSGDIHGSMTSRLGHSQDLDFEVHTIIASPFYNSKLLPFAKPSDFIFDRAMARAGGGEYQYELTSKVISQDNFARLHVADQSVQVTFHDRDGTSLQTVDIPLRGRVV; this comes from the coding sequence ATGTTTAAACCCACTGTTGGCCCCATCGTTGGTCACACAACAACTGATCACGCGCGCATATTCCTGCGAGGAGACAAGGGCAACGGCAACCTGACATTTGCCGGCATTCGTCACCGGCGTCAAGGCGATACCACATGGTCTAAAGGACACTTTGTACTGTTGAACAGTTACCGCGACATGTCCGATGTCATCGTATTAAAAGGTCTTCAAGCCGACACTGTTTATGAATATCAGGCCGGCTGGCTCACCCCTCTGAGCCCGACCCACACCGTGGAAACCATCCAGGAGCGGCCGCTGCAATGGCCCGCAAATATTTACCAGTTCCGCACCCCTTCCAGCAAAATCGGCGCAACACGCGCCTATATCGTCGGTTCTTGTCGCTACCTGCGGGTCACTGCCGGCACCCCATCGACCCCCGAACTCGGGGATCGGACATTTGCCGGCATCAACCGTGTCGTGGACCAGGCCGACCCGCCGATCAGCGGCATTTTGATGACCGGGGACCAGGTTTACCTCGACGATTTGAATATTCTCGCCCCGGACCGGACCTATCAGGACATTCTGTTCAAGTACCGCACCGTTTTTTCCCAGCCCCACATTAAAAAACTCATGTCCGGCGTGCCGACTTACATGATCCTCGACGACCATGAAATTGAAGATAACTGGCCAGCTAACCAAAGCGCCAAAGATGAAATTTTATATGCCAATGCCATGAGCGCTTATGGACTTTATCAAGCCAGCCATAGTCCAGCCCATGAACTTTTAAGCGATGGCACATTAAAGAAACCGTTGAAACAGTTCTGGTACACCTTCACTCACGGCGATATCGAATGGTTCGTCACTGACAGCCGGACCCGACGCAACCTGTCAGCGCACGACCGACGCATCCTCGACGAGGAACAGGAGCAGTCACTGCTTGGCTGGCTTATCAACAGCCCCGCCCGAGTCAAATTCGTCGTGACCAGCGTCCTGTTCTTCCCCGATAGCAAACACAATGACGGTGATGCCTGGCAGGCCTTCCCGGCCCAACGTCTGCGCCTTCTGGAGACCATCCGGGGCCATGGGATCAAGAACGTGATTTTCGTGTCGGGCGACATTCACGGCTCCATGACCAGCCGCCTGGGTCACAGCCAAGACCTCGATTTCGAAGTCCATACCATCATTGCCTCGCCGTTTTACAACAGCAAACTGCTGCCCTTTGCAAAACCATCCGATTTTATTTTCGACAGAGCCATGGCCCGTGCCGGGGGCGGTGAATACCAGTACGAACTGACCAGCAAAGTGATCAGCCAGGACAACTTCGCCCGGCTGCATGTCGCGGACCAGAGCGTTCAGGTCACTTTTCACGACCGTGACGGCACTTCACTGCAGACGGTTGATATCCCCTTGCGCGGACGAGTGGTATAA
- the aceF gene encoding dihydrolipoyllysine-residue acetyltransferase: MSELIRVPDIGSGEGEVIELFVKVGDRIEAEQSILTLESDKASMEVPAPKAGIVKSLKVKLGDRLKEGDELLELEVEGAAAAPEAAAPAAAPAAAEKPAAAPVAEAAPAPAAAPAAATVQDIHVPDIGSSGKAKIIEVLVKAGDTVEADQSLITLESDKASMEIPSPAAGVVESVEIKLEDEVGTGDLILKLKVAGAAAPAAPAQAAAPAAKAEAAPAPAAAPAAKAEAAPAPAPAAAPAPSGAKVHAGPAVRQLAREFGVELSAVGPSGPHGRVLKEDVQAYVKAMMQKAKNAPAEGATGGAGIPPIPAVDFSRFGETEEVAMTRLMQIGASSLHRSWLNIPHVTQFDQADITELEAFRVAQKAVAEKAGVKLTVLPLLLKACAHLLKELPDFNSSLAPSGKAVIRKKYVHIGFAVDTPEGLLVPVIRNVDQKSLLQLAGEAAALAEKARNKKLTADDMQGACFTISSLGHIGGTGFTPIVNAPEVAILGVSKATIQPVWDGKAFQPKLMLPLSLSYDHRVINGAAAARFTKRLSDLLGDIRTILL; encoded by the coding sequence GTGAGCGAACTCATTCGCGTACCTGACATCGGCAGCGGTGAAGGTGAAGTAATTGAACTGTTTGTGAAGGTCGGCGACCGCATCGAAGCCGAGCAGAGCATCCTGACGCTTGAATCGGACAAGGCCAGCATGGAAGTGCCTGCGCCGAAGGCCGGTATCGTTAAAAGCCTGAAAGTGAAGCTGGGTGATCGCCTGAAAGAAGGCGACGAACTGCTGGAGCTGGAAGTCGAGGGCGCCGCTGCGGCGCCTGAAGCAGCGGCGCCCGCTGCGGCCCCGGCGGCGGCTGAAAAGCCTGCCGCTGCACCGGTTGCCGAGGCGGCTCCTGCCCCTGCTGCCGCGCCTGCCGCTGCCACGGTCCAGGACATTCATGTTCCGGACATCGGCTCCTCGGGCAAGGCCAAGATCATCGAAGTGCTGGTCAAGGCCGGCGACACCGTCGAAGCCGACCAGTCGCTGATCACCCTGGAATCCGACAAGGCCAGCATGGAAATCCCCTCGCCGGCTGCCGGCGTGGTGGAAAGCGTCGAGATCAAGCTGGAAGACGAAGTTGGCACCGGTGACCTGATCCTGAAGCTGAAAGTGGCCGGTGCTGCGGCACCTGCTGCCCCAGCCCAGGCTGCTGCGCCTGCCGCCAAGGCCGAAGCTGCTCCTGCTCCGGCTGCCGCGCCTGCCGCCAAGGCCGAGGCGGCTCCTGCTCCTGCTCCTGCCGCCGCACCCGCACCTAGCGGTGCCAAGGTCCACGCGGGCCCTGCGGTGCGTCAGCTGGCCCGTGAATTTGGTGTCGAGCTGTCCGCCGTCGGCCCAAGCGGCCCACACGGTCGTGTGCTGAAGGAAGACGTGCAGGCTTACGTCAAGGCCATGATGCAGAAGGCCAAGAACGCTCCGGCCGAAGGCGCCACCGGTGGTGCGGGCATCCCGCCGATCCCGGCGGTGGATTTCAGCCGCTTCGGCGAAACCGAAGAAGTGGCAATGACTCGCCTGATGCAAATCGGCGCGTCGAGCCTGCATCGCAGCTGGCTGAACATTCCGCACGTCACTCAGTTCGACCAGGCCGACATCACCGAGCTGGAAGCTTTCCGCGTCGCGCAAAAAGCTGTAGCGGAGAAGGCTGGCGTCAAGCTGACCGTTCTGCCACTGCTGCTCAAGGCCTGTGCGCACCTGCTCAAGGAGCTGCCGGACTTCAACAGTTCCCTGGCCCCAAGCGGCAAGGCTGTTATTCGCAAGAAATACGTGCATATCGGTTTTGCCGTCGACACCCCGGAAGGCCTGCTGGTACCGGTCATCCGCAACGTCGACCAGAAGAGCCTGCTGCAACTGGCTGGCGAAGCCGCTGCCCTGGCCGAAAAGGCCCGGAACAAGAAGCTCACCGCCGACGACATGCAGGGTGCCTGCTTCACCATTTCCAGCCTCGGCCACATTGGCGGCACCGGCTTCACGCCGATCGTCAACGCGCCGGAAGTGGCGATCTTGGGTGTCTCCAAGGCCACCATCCAGCCTGTCTGGGACGGTAAGGCCTTCCAGCCGAAGCTGATGCTGCCGCTGTCGCTGTCCTACGATCACCGTGTGATCAACGGCGCCGCCGCTGCACGCTTCACCAAGCGTCTGAGCGACCTGCTGGGCGACATCCGTACCATCTTGCTGTAA